A genomic segment from Andrena cerasifolii isolate SP2316 chromosome 7, iyAndCera1_principal, whole genome shotgun sequence encodes:
- the LOC143371126 gene encoding nucleolar protein 9 produces the protein MDNEHAKGERGKKRKKRRSNVQIAKKFARQRNHGSEVDSDTYQYMVRILELMKTDFPTFEEKLIFVNNVYEQSVGHEIEYAQNQIGSRILDSLLQYANLETIQRLVDVFGSSLRSLSNDRFASHVLEKIVMVCADRGNKTAVKPSSGENLDAVEAKESEVTSYNDIVLKLGRYFTNNIEEFVFDTYANHLLRTVIECLGGLIGKSDRNSKKKMVFDARRPVRQEYKDLLLQTCRRLHKWPQFLEFGQEELTSGLLQSVLYSLKDIYPEEVEIFIKKITNECFKPGKDQQLSNIFGAECSTRLLEACLAVAEPKSLHKIYEQFFLGNLKELSLTQSTNFSVQRLLDHCIAKEDFEKIFEEISTCFSEILAKGYTGVIASVGNACLRLQTKQGIFVTELLKVLDCEANEKQPQIVACITTLKKWGELECARKESSSNYVINLHGSLIVQAILNFNKPIKIVNSLLETKGEELLHLFGDPKGSRVVDAFMDSKYVGEKSREKLARKLKGYWAQLATSTHGSRSLDRMWQWANINQRNFIMEELAAVGESLRSTKSGQIISNKLNVALFQRSKKDWAEALGKDEKTRALFANIIGESTKMKK, from the coding sequence ATGGATAACGAACACGCGAAAGGTGAAAGGGgtaagaagagaaagaaaaggcGATCTAACGTCCAGATAGCGAAGAAATTCGCAAGGCAAAGGAATCACGGGTCCGAAGTCGATTCTGATACGTACCAGTACATGGTGCGTATTTTAGAATTGATGAAAACGGATTTTCCTACTTTCGAGGAGAAATTAATATTCGTGAATAACGTGTACGAGCAAAGCGTCGGCCACGAAATCGAGTATGCTCAAAATCAGATCGGATCCAGGATATTAGATTCGCTTTTGCAATACGCGAATTTAGAAACGATTCAGAGGTTAGTCGATGTTTTCGGATCCTCGTTGCGTTCGCTCAGTAACGATAGATTCGCTAGCCATGTCCTCGAGAAGATTGTGATGGTTTGCGCTGACAGGGGAAATAAAACTGCAGTGAAACCATCCTCCGGTGAAAATCTGGATGCTGTAGAAGCGAAGGAATCCGAAGTCACATCTTACAACGACATTGTACTAAAGCTCGGCCGGTATTTCACAAACAACATCGAAGAATTTGTGTTTGATACGTACGCGAATCATCTCTTGAGGACAGTGATCGAATGTCTCGGTGGACTGATCGGCAAGTCCGATCGGAACAGCAAGAAGAAAATGGTATTCGACGCTAGGCGACCGGTGAGACAGGAATACAAAGATTTATTGCTGCAAACTTGTAGGAGGCTACACAAGTGGCCTCAGTTTCTCGAGTTCGGTCAGGAAGAACTTACGTCCGGATTGTTGCAAAGCGTTCTGTACTCTCTGAAAGACATTTATCCAGAGGAGgtggaaatatttataaaaaaaattacaaacgaaTGTTTTAAACCTGGGAAAGATCAGCAGCTATCAAATATTTTTGGAGCAGAGTGCTCTACCAGATTATTGGAGGCTTGTTTAGCAGTAGCCGAGCCGAAAAGTCTGCATAAAAtttatgaacaattttttttgggtAACTTAAAAGAATTGTCCTTGACGCAGAGTACAAACTTCAGTGTGCAAAGGTTGCTAGATCACTGTATCGCTAAAGAAGATTTTGagaaaatatttgaagaaatatcTACGTGCTTTTCCGAAATTCTTGCCAAAGGTTACACAGGGGTAATTGCTAGCGTGGGAAATGCTTGTTTGAGGCTGCAAACCAAGCAGGGGATATTCGTGACCGAACTACTGAAAGTACTTGATTGCGAAGCAAACGAAAAACAGCCTCAAATCGTAGCATGTATAACCACCCTGAAAAAATGGGGCGAGTTGGAATGCGCGAGGAAAGAAAGCAGCTCGAACTATGTTATCAACTTACATGGAAGTTTAATAGTACAAGCtattcttaattttaataagccaataaaaattgtaaactcCTTGTTGGAAACAAAGGGAGAGGAACTGCTGCATTTGTTCGGCGATCCAAAGGGCAGCCGCGTCGTGGATGCTTTCATGGATAGCAAGTATGTGGGCGAGAAGAGCAGAGAGAAACTTGCGAGAAAATTAAAAGGGTACTGGGCGCAATTGGCGACTAGCACGCACGGTTCCAGAAGTTTGGATAGAATGTGGCAATGGGCGAATATAAATCAGAGGAATTTCATCATGGAAGAGTTGGCAGCGGTTGGGGAATCATTGCGTTCCACCAAATCTGGACAAATTATTTCTAACAAGCTAAACGTCGCCCTGTTTCAAAGGAGTAAGAAAGACTGGGCAGAAGCACTAGGGAAGGACGAAAAGACTAGGGCTCTTTTCGCGAATATAATTGGTGAATCGACAAAgatgaagaaataa
- the LOC143371127 gene encoding uncharacterized protein LOC143371127 isoform X2, whose translation MQLAATQRPHPPPVPPRPSRQVVAEALKRSPRPPCPTRQAPPPPNTKPWRSDQEQSSQQQVCPAVAGRTVVYESIKEPLSKETANENTTGAVDHAARLVEKDRRAARNGSERNDDEDDRRGNPRERRHRAANQEQRENSIEPTGILERRCSMPQARENPAESRESGKTEASANSSESNVQNNDSGRRRSCDDPRDEDHARGPKEIANEASTETRNEMPIPCAKARVNAVARSVALAPKIDRSRSQPEHGAGSKAATKTDARPTPTQRLALARSGRDAAKKSATGTCSPPAEGSSLNENAKPGSIVDRPAAVVIDEPERKATSNDDDDNNDENDNIHRQDWLEAGVHYSSTQITLSGDDGDAVDGDPANGLDRCENEKVGDLNFLSLQERIAMSSLQGLPPLPRSLSGFNLSGGRSEGCEPPPPPTRSSSKSQRGGKSSIQSSSRPSPPARQLTTLDTQLAILRREMFGLRQLDLSLLSQLWSLNESIQEFRQLLQEQEDRAPSPSPSSEEGDDTSYGTHPPPPPRRPAPVIHHHRPPRPPRPSRPPPSDESPSSEEYGAV comes from the exons ATGCAGCTGGCAGCGACGCAGAGACCTCACCCGCCGCCGGTGCCGCCGCGACCGAGCAGGCAGGTGGTCGCAGAGGCCCTTAAAAGATCCCCAAGGCCGCCCTGTCCGACCAGGCAGGCCCCTCCGCCGCCCAATACCAAACCCTGGAGATCCGATCAGGAGCAATCCAGTCAGCAACAGGTGTGCCCCGCCGTCGCTGGTCGAACGGTCGTTTACGAGTCGATCAAGGAGCCGCTTTCCAAGGAGACCGCCAACGAAAACACCACCGGCGCCGTCGATCATGCGGCTCGGCTGGTCGAGAAGGATCGCAGAGCGGCTCGAAACGGCAGtgaaaggaacgacgacgaggacgatcgcCGTGGAAATCCGCGGGAAAGGCGGCACCGCGCCGCCAACCAGGAACAGCGGGAGAATTCCATCGAACCGACCGGTATCCTCGAAAGGCGTTGCTCGATGCCGCAGGCTCGCGAGAATCCCGCGGAGAGCAGGGAGTCCGGCAAGACCGAGGCTTCGGCAAACTCGTCGGAGTCTAACGTACAGAATAACGATTCGGGGCGGCGTCGGTCTTGCGACGATCCGAGGGACGAGGATCACGCGAGGGGCCCGAAAGAGATCGCCAACGAGGCGAGCACGGAGACGAGAAACGAGATGCCGATTCCCTGCGCGAAGGCACGCGTGAACGCGGTAGCGAGGTCCGTCGCTTTGGCCCCCAAGATCGACAGATCGAGATCGCAGCCGGAGCACGGTGCCGGCAGCAAAGCTGCGACTAAAACAGACGCTCGACCGACGCCCACTCAGAGACTGGCTCTCGCTAGATCGGGACGGGACGCGGCGAAGAAATCTGCAACGGGGACGTGTAGTCCGCCAGCGGAGGGATCGAGCTTGAATGAAAACGCGAAGCCCGGCTCGATCGTTGACCGTCCCGCGGCAGTCGTTATCGACGAACCAGAGCGTAAAGCCACGTCGAACGACGACGATGAcaacaacgacgagaacgatAACATTCATCGGCAAGATTGGCTGGAGGCCGGTGTCCACTACTCGTCCACTCAGATCACGCTGTCCGGCGACGACGGTGACGCCGTGGACGGTGATCCAGCGAACGGGCTGGATCGCTGCGAGAACGAGAAAGTCGGTGATCTTAATTTCCTGAG TCTGCAAGAGAGGATCGCGATGTCTTCCCTACAAGGTCTACCACCGTTACCGAGGAGCCTCAGTGGATTCAATTTGAGCGGCGGACGAAGCGAGGGTTGCGAACCACCACCGCCGCCCACTAGATCATCCAGCAAAAGTCAAAGAGGCGGTAAAAGTTCGATCCAATCGTCGTCCAGGCCATCGCCACCTGCCAGACAGCTCACTACTCTGGATACTCAGCTGGCTATATTGCGGAGAGAAATG TTTGGTCTTCGACAATTGGACCTCTCTTTGCTCTCTCAACTTTGGTCCCTGAACGAGTCCATTCAGGAGTTTCGGCAACTGTTGCAAGAACAAGAGGATAGAGCGCCGTCGCCTTCGCCCAGTAGCGAGGAAGGGGACGACACCTCGTACGGGACTCATCCTCCGCCACCTCCGAGGAGGCCGGCTCCTGTCATACACCATCACAGACCACCCAGACCACCGAGACCGTCTAGGCCGCCCCCTAGTGACGAGTCACCCTCCAGCGAGGAGTACGGAGCCGTTTGA
- the LOC143371127 gene encoding leucine repeat adapter protein 25-like isoform X3: MSSLQGLPPLPRSLSGFNLSGGRSEGCEPPPPPTRSSSKSQRGGKSSIQSSSRPSPPARQLTTLDTQLAILRREMFGLRQLDLSLLSQLWSLNESIQEFRQLLQEQEDRAPSPSPSSEEGDDTSYGTHPPPPPRRPAPVIHHHRPPRPPRPSRPPPSDESPSSEEYGAV, encoded by the exons ATGTCTTCCCTACAAGGTCTACCACCGTTACCGAGGAGCCTCAGTGGATTCAATTTGAGCGGCGGACGAAGCGAGGGTTGCGAACCACCACCGCCGCCCACTAGATCATCCAGCAAAAGTCAAAGAGGCGGTAAAAGTTCGATCCAATCGTCGTCCAGGCCATCGCCACCTGCCAGACAGCTCACTACTCTGGATACTCAGCTGGCTATATTGCGGAGAGAAATG TTTGGTCTTCGACAATTGGACCTCTCTTTGCTCTCTCAACTTTGGTCCCTGAACGAGTCCATTCAGGAGTTTCGGCAACTGTTGCAAGAACAAGAGGATAGAGCGCCGTCGCCTTCGCCCAGTAGCGAGGAAGGGGACGACACCTCGTACGGGACTCATCCTCCGCCACCTCCGAGGAGGCCGGCTCCTGTCATACACCATCACAGACCACCCAGACCACCGAGACCGTCTAGGCCGCCCCCTAGTGACGAGTCACCCTCCAGCGAGGAGTACGGAGCCGTTTGA
- the LOC143371127 gene encoding uncharacterized protein LOC143371127 isoform X1 — MQLAATQRPHPPPVPPRPSRQVVAEALKRSPRPPCPTRQAPPPPNTKPWRSDQEQSSQQQVCPAVAGRTVVYESIKEPLSKETANENTTGAVDHAARLVEKDRRAARNGSERNDDEDDRRGNPRERRHRAANQEQRENSIEPTGILERRCSMPQARENPAESRESGKTEASANSSESNVQNNDSGRRRSCDDPRDEDHARGPKEIANEASTETRNEMPIPCAKARVNAVARSVALAPKIDRSRSQPEHGAGSKAATKTDARPTPTQRLALARSGRDAAKKSATGTCSPPAEGSSLNENAKPGSIVDRPAAVVIDEPERKATSNDDDDNNDENDNIHRQDWLEAGVHYSSTQITLSGDDGDAVDGDPANGLDRCENEKVGDLNFLRLNETLGFCSLQERIAMSSLQGLPPLPRSLSGFNLSGGRSEGCEPPPPPTRSSSKSQRGGKSSIQSSSRPSPPARQLTTLDTQLAILRREMFGLRQLDLSLLSQLWSLNESIQEFRQLLQEQEDRAPSPSPSSEEGDDTSYGTHPPPPPRRPAPVIHHHRPPRPPRPSRPPPSDESPSSEEYGAV; from the exons ATGCAGCTGGCAGCGACGCAGAGACCTCACCCGCCGCCGGTGCCGCCGCGACCGAGCAGGCAGGTGGTCGCAGAGGCCCTTAAAAGATCCCCAAGGCCGCCCTGTCCGACCAGGCAGGCCCCTCCGCCGCCCAATACCAAACCCTGGAGATCCGATCAGGAGCAATCCAGTCAGCAACAGGTGTGCCCCGCCGTCGCTGGTCGAACGGTCGTTTACGAGTCGATCAAGGAGCCGCTTTCCAAGGAGACCGCCAACGAAAACACCACCGGCGCCGTCGATCATGCGGCTCGGCTGGTCGAGAAGGATCGCAGAGCGGCTCGAAACGGCAGtgaaaggaacgacgacgaggacgatcgcCGTGGAAATCCGCGGGAAAGGCGGCACCGCGCCGCCAACCAGGAACAGCGGGAGAATTCCATCGAACCGACCGGTATCCTCGAAAGGCGTTGCTCGATGCCGCAGGCTCGCGAGAATCCCGCGGAGAGCAGGGAGTCCGGCAAGACCGAGGCTTCGGCAAACTCGTCGGAGTCTAACGTACAGAATAACGATTCGGGGCGGCGTCGGTCTTGCGACGATCCGAGGGACGAGGATCACGCGAGGGGCCCGAAAGAGATCGCCAACGAGGCGAGCACGGAGACGAGAAACGAGATGCCGATTCCCTGCGCGAAGGCACGCGTGAACGCGGTAGCGAGGTCCGTCGCTTTGGCCCCCAAGATCGACAGATCGAGATCGCAGCCGGAGCACGGTGCCGGCAGCAAAGCTGCGACTAAAACAGACGCTCGACCGACGCCCACTCAGAGACTGGCTCTCGCTAGATCGGGACGGGACGCGGCGAAGAAATCTGCAACGGGGACGTGTAGTCCGCCAGCGGAGGGATCGAGCTTGAATGAAAACGCGAAGCCCGGCTCGATCGTTGACCGTCCCGCGGCAGTCGTTATCGACGAACCAGAGCGTAAAGCCACGTCGAACGACGACGATGAcaacaacgacgagaacgatAACATTCATCGGCAAGATTGGCTGGAGGCCGGTGTCCACTACTCGTCCACTCAGATCACGCTGTCCGGCGACGACGGTGACGCCGTGGACGGTGATCCAGCGAACGGGCTGGATCGCTGCGAGAACGAGAAAGTCGGTGATCTTAATTTCCTGAG GTTGAATGAAACTTTGGGCTTTTGCAGTCTGCAAGAGAGGATCGCGATGTCTTCCCTACAAGGTCTACCACCGTTACCGAGGAGCCTCAGTGGATTCAATTTGAGCGGCGGACGAAGCGAGGGTTGCGAACCACCACCGCCGCCCACTAGATCATCCAGCAAAAGTCAAAGAGGCGGTAAAAGTTCGATCCAATCGTCGTCCAGGCCATCGCCACCTGCCAGACAGCTCACTACTCTGGATACTCAGCTGGCTATATTGCGGAGAGAAATG TTTGGTCTTCGACAATTGGACCTCTCTTTGCTCTCTCAACTTTGGTCCCTGAACGAGTCCATTCAGGAGTTTCGGCAACTGTTGCAAGAACAAGAGGATAGAGCGCCGTCGCCTTCGCCCAGTAGCGAGGAAGGGGACGACACCTCGTACGGGACTCATCCTCCGCCACCTCCGAGGAGGCCGGCTCCTGTCATACACCATCACAGACCACCCAGACCACCGAGACCGTCTAGGCCGCCCCCTAGTGACGAGTCACCCTCCAGCGAGGAGTACGGAGCCGTTTGA
- the LOC143371127 gene encoding anaphase-promoting complex subunit 11-like isoform X4 has protein sequence MKVTIKSWTGVATWRWIANDDNCGICRMPFDASCPDCKIPGDDCPLVWGQCSHCFHIHCIMKWLHSQQTSHLCPMCRQEWKFKE, from the exons ATGAAAGTTACGATAAAAA GTTGGACAGGTGTCGCCACCTGGCGGTGGATAGCGAACGACGACAACTGCGGTATATGCAGAATGCCGTTTGATGCCAGCTGCCCAGACTGCAAAATTCCCGGAGACGACTGTCCATTGG TCTGGGGCCAATGCTCGCACTGCTTCCACATTCACTGCATCATGAAGTGGCTGCATTCCCAGCAAACCAGTCATCTCTGCCCGATGTGTCGTCAGGAATGGAAGTTCAAGGAGTAG
- the Mnn1 gene encoding menin 1 — protein sequence MAGFRDEDKALFPIQSISSIVQIFQNQLENSSEPDLALLSILVGAVENSLTCNRTFASQEATVYDEPKLPAVEFHIAEALYTKFHAVIKGAVDLTVYDTKYATRELVKKVSDVIWNSLTRSYYKDRAHLQSLYSYLTANKLDCFGVAFAVVAGCQVLGFKDVHLAMSEDHAWVVYGEDGTETAEVTWHGKGNEDKRGQPVEPGVASRSWLYVNGQAVVCSRAMEVATIVSAINPSLSATADAAEVALLQQELLWLLYDLGHLAKYPMALGNLGDLEEAAPTPGRPPAIDLFQEAIRSARKYYGNAHVYPYTYQGGYLYRHGLHANALASWADAADVLRKYDYSRDDGEIYKELLEIANELIPHTVRADERLLQQPRCFAYLLRFYDGICQWEEGANTPVLHIGWARPLVNTISKFDASIRAQVIIECYEAETKQEEERAQKRETSPEETLNNNNNNYCKTKERGNAARDLIKSLESKVPSNPAPMHPSIQALTAACSEKILNRDYLLQGGGEPFVAPPDGALPPAPSTSQENLDPEVETDSENERPRITLYSQKMKGLKDLLLAEKLNTHAISLQLTAQSQVQIGKKSRGTDEVGVNQRPKRTRRE from the exons ATGGCGGGTTTTCGAGACGAGGATAAGGCTCTATTCCCTATCCAGAGCATTTCCTCGATCGTGCAGATATTCCAGAACCAGCTGGAGAACAGCTCGGAGCCGGACCTGGCGTTGCTCTCGATCCTGGTCGGCGCTGTTGAGAATTCCCTAACCTGCAACCGGACATTTGCGTCGCAGGAGGCCACTGTTTACGACGAACCGAAATTACCGGCCGTCGAGTTCCACATCGCCGAGGCCctttacaccaagttccacgCCGTGATCAAGGGAGCGGTCGATCTGACCGTCTACGACACCAAATACGCCACCAGAGAGCTCGTCAAGAAGGTATCCGACGTGATATGGAATTCCCTTACTAGAAGCTACTACAAGGATCGCGCGCACTTGCAAAGTCTCTATAGCTACCTCACGGCGAATAAGCTGGATTGTTTCGGGGTGGCCTTCGCGGTGGTTGCTGGCTGTCAGGTGTTAGGATTTAAAGATGTACATCTCGCTATGTCCGAGGATCATGCCTGGGTGGTTTACGGAGAGGACGGTACTGAAACTGCCGAGGTCACATGGCACG GAAAGGGAAACGAGGATAAGCGTGGACAACCCGTCGAGCCTGGAGTGGCTTCACGGTCGTGGTTGTACGTCAATGGCCAGGCAGTGGTATGCTCTAGGGCAATGGAGGTTGCCACTATAGTGTCCGCTATAAATCCTAGCTTAAGCGCGACGGCGGACGCAGCTGAAGTGGCGCTGCTTCAGCAGGAGCTGTTGTGGTTGTTATACGATTTGGGTCACCTGGCAAAATATCCTATGGCTCTGGGTAACTTGGGAGACCTGGAGGAAGCGGCACCTACACCAGGTCGACCTCCTGCCATAGACCTGTTTCAG GAAGCCATACGATCTGCAAGAAAGTATTATGGAAACGCTCACGTATATCCTTATACTTATCAGGGCGGGTATTTGTACAGACACGGATTGCACGCGAACGCGTTAGCCTCGTGGGCCGATGCGGCCGACGTTTTACGGAA ATACGACTACTCGAGGGACGACGGAGAGATATACAAGGAATTGTTGGAAATAGCCAACGAGCTGATACCGCATACGGTGCGAGCGGACGAACGTCTGCTGCAGCAGCCACGTTGTTTCGCGTATTTGTTGAGGTTTTACGACGGTATCTGTCAGTGGGAAGAAGGCGCCAACACGCCGGTCCTGCACATAGGATGGGCTCGGCCCTTGGTCAACACCATCTCTAAGTTCGATGCCAGTATTCGTGCTCAGGTCATTATAGAATGTTACGAGGCGGAGACGAAACAGGAGGAAGAGAGGGCGCAGAAAAGAGAGACGAGTCCGGAAGAGACGTTgaataacaacaacaataattaTTGCAAAACAAAGGAGAGGGGCAACGCGGCGCGTGATCTGATCAAAAGCTTAGAATCTAAAGTACCTTCTAATCCGGCGCCGATGCATCCCAGCATCCAAGCCTTGACGGCGGCGTGCAGCGAGAAAATACTTAACAGGGATTACCTCCTGCAAGGTGGCGGGGAACCGTTTGTCGCTCCGCCGGACGGCGCTTTACCGCCAGCACCTTCCACTTCTCAGGAGAACCTTGACCCCGAAGTAGAGACTGATTCCGAGAACGAGAGACCGAGGATAACGTTGTACAGCCAGAAGATGAAGGGTCTGAAGGACTTGCTGCTGGCGGAGAAATTAAACACGCACGCGATTTCGTTGCAGTTAACCGCACAGAGTCAGGTACAAATCGGTAAAAAGTCGCGCGGCACCGACGAGGTCGGAGTGAATCAGCGTCCTAAGAGGACGCGTCGGGAATAG